Proteins encoded within one genomic window of Streptomyces sp. NBC_00523:
- a CDS encoding LmeA family phospholipid-binding protein: protein MRALRIWVIALVILAALFVAVDRVAVYIAESQAEDRVEIPGARIDSTDISVKGFPFLTQLAGSELDEVDVKITGIGTRAGGRTLRISTLDAELHDVRLTDGFSGAVADRATGTVVISYEDLTKAASDGVKVEYGGRNKVKVTGTVNVLGRPISRSVLSTVTLLDGHTVRVHADKVPGEGIPGLEKLIREKTDFEREVGGLPNGLKLERIQPTEDGLEISGTGTDVRLAG from the coding sequence ATGCGTGCACTGCGAATATGGGTCATCGCCCTGGTGATCCTGGCGGCGTTGTTCGTGGCTGTGGACCGGGTGGCGGTGTACATCGCCGAGTCGCAGGCCGAGGACCGGGTGGAGATCCCGGGCGCGCGGATCGACTCCACCGACATCTCCGTCAAGGGCTTCCCGTTCCTCACCCAGCTCGCCGGCTCGGAGCTGGACGAGGTCGACGTGAAGATCACCGGCATCGGGACCCGCGCCGGGGGGCGCACGCTGCGGATCTCCACCTTGGACGCCGAGCTGCACGACGTGCGGCTGACCGACGGCTTCTCGGGCGCCGTCGCCGACCGCGCCACCGGGACGGTCGTCATCTCGTACGAGGACCTGACCAAGGCCGCCAGCGACGGCGTCAAGGTCGAGTACGGCGGCAGGAACAAGGTGAAGGTGACCGGGACGGTCAACGTCCTGGGACGCCCGATCTCGCGCAGCGTCCTGTCCACCGTCACGCTGCTCGACGGCCACACCGTCCGCGTCCACGCGGACAAGGTGCCGGGTGAGGGCATTCCCGGCCTGGAGAAGCTGATCCGCGAGAAGACCGACTTCGAGCGCGAGGTCGGCGGGCTGCCGAACGGCCTGAAGCTGGAGAGGATCCAGCCGACCGAGGACGGTCTGGAGATATCGGGGACCGGCACCGACGTGCGGCTGGCGGGGTGA
- a CDS encoding putative leader peptide, with protein sequence MDGLPRGGQADLTKRRAVDLCRVAAMLCRTV encoded by the coding sequence ATGGACGGCCTCCCTCGGGGTGGCCAGGCGGATCTCACGAAGCGGCGGGCAGTGGACCTGTGCCGCGTCGCCGCCATGCTCTGTCGCACTGTCTGA